A window of the Microbacterium sp. LWH13-1.2 genome harbors these coding sequences:
- a CDS encoding GH92 family glycosyl hydrolase, giving the protein MSIVHLVPADGPADPPSSRPRAGVLRGQVFAFAFDPSAGVQRIDVPGLADMPVTPDTVLHWAFYADGSDAALAPHAALAVTVDVRGADDSRLGEIAAVRDRYDFPITAGAQFAARWSLPEQWNADTVSLAPMLSDSAPQTSVTVELVFGTASLASEPHLPSRVSGFVQCVVDEMPDSAAAEDTPPVERVDTRRGTHSGPRFSRGNTIPAVAVPHGFTFVTPATDASDTRWPYRPSIHDDAPGRRLEALQFSHQPSPWIGDRSVLQLMPFDGRPLSDRAERRRWITPGTERARPHEYSVDLGGLRAEMTATSHAAALRVRGAEADAVVGFVIDQPTDEGQLEWTDDGGFEGWTPEGPADWGNAPRCYFAGIVLRGEGDDAPGPHGTLDDDGRARVTGYVGGRGSLEVRVAVSFVSVEQARRSLTLEAPAEVTYEELRAASAASWNRVLGRVTIPPLPEAEAPYRRLAHDEHVSRIAAALHRMHLYPNTAAENAGTTDAPYLRFADVFAAREPFGERATSAPIVDGELVVNNGYWDTYRTEWPALAMLDPALTGRLLDGQLEQYRRGGWMARWSAPGYVDSMVGTSSDQIFADAARWGVQYDRAEAFESGWRNACEAGPDALRGRKGIARGRFTGFISSDVPEGMSWTIENAVSDAALGRFAAQLAADAEQHSDAESAQDAARYRSFARYFANRALSYRTLFDADSGFLRGKDTAGDFAAGFDPRLWGGDNVETNAWGMSVGAVHDGAGLAALHGGGDAFGQHLDALFSEPESADERFGGAYGTVIHEQREARALRSGMCAISNQPAHHIPFMYAFSDRPWRTAAIVNDLAGRLFAGAHIGQGFPGDEDNGEMSAWWLWAALGLYPLELASGVLRIGSPLFDDIRVDRGDGSSLRIRSHRSAPGAHVLQSARLDGVALPRAELPVEALVGDAELELVFGADPSDALETSDHEPADVAAWCRDLTADRADVIASASVVDASRLFDDGDPSGSSGVALAAGEWAGCRFTEPRAVSDLTVTMVAAAPSSRLQWEVIDEDGCWTATPTTHDAELAADRTTPFALASRAVTPAIRVRAEAGVTIRQIEVFDLG; this is encoded by the coding sequence GTGAGCATCGTGCATCTCGTGCCGGCGGACGGCCCGGCCGACCCTCCCTCGTCCCGTCCGCGGGCAGGAGTGCTGCGCGGTCAGGTCTTCGCCTTCGCCTTCGACCCGTCGGCCGGTGTGCAGCGGATCGATGTTCCCGGGCTCGCAGACATGCCCGTCACGCCTGACACCGTGTTGCACTGGGCGTTCTACGCCGACGGCTCCGACGCCGCCCTCGCCCCGCACGCGGCGCTCGCGGTGACGGTCGATGTGCGCGGCGCCGACGACTCGAGGCTCGGGGAGATCGCCGCCGTGCGTGATCGGTACGACTTCCCCATCACCGCTGGCGCGCAGTTCGCAGCACGCTGGAGCCTGCCGGAGCAGTGGAACGCCGACACCGTGTCGCTGGCCCCGATGCTCAGTGACTCGGCGCCGCAGACCTCGGTCACGGTCGAGCTCGTCTTCGGCACCGCGTCACTGGCCTCAGAGCCGCACCTGCCGTCACGCGTCAGCGGCTTCGTGCAGTGCGTCGTCGACGAGATGCCGGATTCGGCTGCGGCGGAGGACACTCCTCCCGTCGAACGCGTGGACACCCGTCGAGGCACGCACTCGGGCCCGCGCTTCTCGCGCGGCAACACGATTCCTGCGGTCGCCGTTCCACACGGCTTCACGTTCGTCACCCCGGCCACCGATGCGTCAGACACGCGCTGGCCCTACCGCCCGAGCATCCATGACGACGCACCGGGGCGCCGCCTCGAAGCACTCCAGTTCTCTCATCAGCCGAGCCCGTGGATCGGCGACCGCTCGGTGCTCCAGCTGATGCCGTTCGACGGGCGCCCGCTGTCTGACCGTGCGGAGCGTCGACGCTGGATCACGCCCGGCACCGAGCGCGCCCGCCCGCACGAGTACTCGGTCGACCTCGGCGGACTGCGCGCAGAGATGACCGCGACCTCGCACGCCGCCGCCTTGCGGGTGCGCGGCGCCGAGGCCGACGCCGTCGTCGGGTTCGTGATCGATCAGCCGACCGACGAGGGGCAGCTGGAGTGGACGGATGACGGGGGCTTCGAGGGGTGGACGCCCGAGGGTCCCGCGGACTGGGGCAACGCTCCGCGCTGCTACTTCGCCGGCATCGTGCTGCGGGGCGAGGGCGACGACGCCCCGGGCCCGCATGGCACGCTCGACGACGACGGGCGAGCCCGGGTCACCGGCTACGTCGGCGGCCGAGGGTCGCTCGAGGTGCGGGTGGCGGTGTCGTTCGTGTCGGTGGAGCAGGCCAGGCGCAGCCTCACGCTCGAAGCACCGGCTGAGGTGACCTACGAAGAGTTGCGGGCGGCATCCGCAGCATCCTGGAACCGTGTGCTGGGGCGCGTGACCATCCCGCCCCTCCCCGAGGCGGAGGCTCCGTATCGCCGACTGGCGCACGACGAGCATGTGAGCCGGATCGCCGCGGCCCTGCACCGGATGCATCTCTATCCGAACACCGCCGCCGAGAACGCGGGAACCACCGACGCCCCGTACCTTCGGTTCGCCGACGTCTTCGCGGCGCGCGAGCCGTTCGGCGAGCGCGCCACCAGCGCCCCGATCGTCGATGGCGAACTCGTGGTGAACAACGGATATTGGGACACCTACCGCACCGAATGGCCGGCGCTCGCGATGCTGGATCCTGCGCTGACCGGCAGGCTGCTCGATGGGCAGCTCGAGCAGTATCGCCGCGGAGGCTGGATGGCCCGGTGGAGTGCTCCGGGATACGTCGACAGCATGGTGGGAACGTCGAGTGACCAGATCTTCGCCGACGCCGCCCGGTGGGGCGTGCAGTACGACCGCGCGGAGGCGTTCGAGAGCGGCTGGCGCAACGCCTGCGAGGCGGGGCCCGATGCGCTGCGCGGTCGCAAGGGCATCGCCCGCGGGCGCTTCACCGGATTCATCTCGTCGGACGTGCCCGAGGGCATGAGCTGGACCATCGAGAACGCCGTGAGCGATGCCGCACTCGGCCGGTTCGCCGCGCAGCTCGCCGCCGACGCGGAGCAGCACTCCGACGCGGAATCTGCACAGGATGCCGCGCGCTACCGCTCCTTCGCCCGCTACTTCGCGAACCGGGCACTGTCGTACCGCACTCTGTTCGATGCCGACTCCGGGTTCCTCCGCGGCAAGGACACCGCCGGAGACTTCGCCGCCGGCTTCGATCCGCGCCTCTGGGGCGGCGACAATGTCGAGACGAACGCATGGGGCATGTCGGTCGGTGCCGTGCACGACGGAGCCGGACTCGCGGCGCTTCATGGCGGCGGCGACGCCTTCGGTCAGCACCTCGACGCGCTCTTCTCGGAGCCCGAGAGCGCCGACGAGCGATTCGGCGGGGCTTACGGCACCGTGATCCACGAGCAGCGCGAGGCTCGGGCTCTGCGCTCGGGTATGTGCGCGATCTCGAATCAGCCCGCCCACCACATCCCCTTCATGTACGCGTTCAGCGACCGGCCGTGGCGCACCGCGGCGATCGTGAACGACCTCGCCGGCCGTCTCTTCGCGGGCGCGCACATCGGTCAGGGATTCCCCGGCGACGAGGACAACGGCGAGATGAGCGCGTGGTGGCTGTGGGCTGCCCTCGGGCTCTACCCGCTCGAGCTCGCGTCGGGAGTGCTGCGGATCGGGTCTCCCCTGTTCGACGACATCCGCGTCGATCGCGGCGACGGCTCGTCGCTTCGCATCCGCTCTCATCGCAGCGCGCCGGGCGCCCATGTGCTGCAGAGTGCGCGACTCGACGGGGTCGCGCTGCCGCGAGCCGAACTGCCCGTCGAGGCGCTCGTCGGCGACGCCGAGCTGGAGCTGGTCTTCGGCGCCGACCCTTCGGATGCCCTCGAGACGAGCGATCACGAACCGGCAGATGTCGCAGCCTGGTGTCGCGATCTGACGGCCGACCGAGCAGACGTGATCGCGTCAGCATCCGTCGTCGATGCCTCGCGTCTCTTCGACGACGGCGATCCGAGCGGTTCGAGCGGCGTCGCCCTGGCTGCCGGCGAATGGGCGGGGTGCCGCTTCACCGAGCCCCGCGCCGTCAGCGACCTCACCGTGACGATGGTCGCTGCAGCCCCGTCGTCGCGCCTGCAATGGGAGGTCATCGATGAGGACGGATGCTGGACCGCGACGCCGACCACGCACGACGCGGAGCTTGCCGCAGACCGCACCACCCCGTTCGCGCTGGCGTCACGGGCTGTGACCCCGGCGATCCGCGTGCGGGCGGAGGCCGGGGTCACGATCCGTCAGATCGAGGTCTTCGACCTCGGGTGA
- a CDS encoding endo-beta-N-acetylglucosaminidase H yields the protein MSQNVRNHRLRKGIAGLGVFATAAAGILTGSLGAAAESAEPVDPKLAVYVEVNSNDLANVADYTLAESGDAAIDMAMIFAANINYDGEKAYLHFNERVTETLDDAETQIRPVQAKGTKVLLSVLGNHQGAGFANFTSFAQADAFAAQLADAVTTYGLDGIDFDDEWTNYGANGTPQPNAESFGWLATALRDRLGPDKIISLYAIGPTYTTTDFTLFDAASVLDYAWNPYYPTYDAPVVPGLEDRGLLGAAAIDLANTSAATAADFATRTVADGYGVYVAYNLTATDQSAYLSGITEALKGEATEYRAAPRDTTPPTVTVKEGARFTKGDAAVGYQRVSFTLYDEGKIDRLYVNGVEKDLTDNEWSDLNFVKSGAFGAVTGANTLQVVDVAGNTTEVSFILSK from the coding sequence ATGAGTCAGAACGTCAGGAATCACCGATTGCGAAAGGGCATCGCCGGGCTGGGGGTGTTCGCGACCGCTGCTGCAGGCATTCTCACCGGTTCGCTGGGGGCCGCCGCCGAGAGCGCTGAGCCCGTCGACCCGAAGCTCGCCGTCTACGTCGAGGTGAACTCGAACGATTTAGCCAACGTCGCCGACTACACGCTCGCCGAGTCCGGCGATGCAGCCATCGACATGGCGATGATCTTCGCTGCGAACATCAACTACGACGGTGAGAAGGCATACCTGCACTTCAACGAGCGGGTCACCGAGACGCTCGACGATGCCGAGACGCAGATCCGTCCTGTGCAGGCGAAGGGCACCAAGGTGCTGCTCTCGGTGCTCGGCAACCACCAGGGTGCCGGCTTCGCGAACTTCACCTCGTTCGCGCAGGCCGATGCGTTCGCCGCTCAGCTCGCCGACGCCGTGACGACCTACGGGCTCGACGGCATCGACTTCGACGACGAGTGGACGAACTACGGCGCCAATGGCACGCCGCAGCCCAATGCGGAGTCGTTCGGATGGCTGGCCACCGCGCTGCGCGATCGACTCGGCCCCGACAAGATCATCAGCCTGTACGCGATCGGCCCGACCTATACGACGACCGACTTCACGCTGTTCGATGCCGCGAGCGTGCTCGACTACGCCTGGAACCCCTACTACCCGACCTACGATGCGCCCGTCGTTCCCGGCCTTGAGGACCGCGGTCTGCTCGGGGCTGCGGCCATCGACCTGGCGAACACGAGCGCAGCCACCGCCGCGGACTTCGCGACCCGCACCGTCGCCGACGGCTACGGCGTCTATGTCGCGTACAACCTCACCGCGACCGACCAGTCGGCGTATCTCTCGGGCATCACCGAGGCGCTGAAGGGCGAGGCGACCGAGTATCGGGCGGCGCCCCGCGACACGACGCCCCCGACCGTCACGGTCAAGGAGGGCGCGCGGTTCACGAAGGGCGATGCGGCGGTCGGCTATCAGCGGGTCAGCTTCACGCTCTACGACGAGGGCAAGATCGACAGGCTCTACGTCAACGGCGTCGAGAAGGATCTCACAGACAACGAGTGGAGCGACCTGAACTTCGTGAAGTCGGGCGCCTTCGGAGCGGTCACTGGCGCGAACACGCTGCAGGTCGTCGACGTCGCCGGGAACACCACCGAGGTGTCGTTCATCCTGTCGAAGTGA
- a CDS encoding fucose isomerase has protein sequence MTYTLPAPASRPASAPKTAYLIASGDLREAANTGGWPVQVELEAGVTGVFNDLGWTVIRANDVDPATGHGFISSQRMGLEVFKNIPTDAPLIVAEAVWQYSHHVLAGLRTHEGPILTVANFAGDWPGLVGLLGLNAGLTKMDKPYATIWSVDFTDEWFRRGIVEWTETGSITHDASHVRPLPELPDGPEKALGEALAAELLAEKAIIGVFDEGCMGMYNAIFDDELLNKTGIYKERLSQSALYAEMLNVTDGEADAAYDWLIDAGMTFRYGEDAETELTREQVQWQLKMYIAALRIADDFGLDAVGIQYQQGLKDLVPASDLAEGILNSTERPPVTSRDGSRVLHEGRAFPHFNEADEGVAVDALVTDRVWRAMGLVPDNTLHDVRWGEDFDGRFVWVYEISGSVPASHLGGWQNAEGWRQGHVFFPAGGATINGVSKPGEIVLSRVFIADGILQADIFRASVVELPTEETQRRKDATNPEWPIAHVVLHGISRDQFMARHKANHAQLVYAPDAETADKALIAKAAMFAGMGIKVNLVGDVTI, from the coding sequence ATGACCTACACCCTGCCGGCACCGGCATCCCGACCGGCGTCCGCGCCGAAGACCGCGTACCTGATCGCCTCGGGCGACCTGCGCGAGGCCGCCAACACCGGCGGCTGGCCCGTGCAGGTCGAGCTCGAAGCGGGCGTGACCGGCGTCTTCAACGACCTGGGGTGGACTGTCATCCGCGCCAACGACGTCGACCCGGCGACCGGCCACGGCTTCATCTCGAGCCAGCGCATGGGTCTCGAGGTCTTCAAGAACATCCCGACGGATGCTCCGCTGATCGTCGCCGAGGCGGTCTGGCAGTACTCGCACCACGTGCTCGCGGGCCTGCGCACGCACGAGGGGCCGATCCTCACCGTCGCGAACTTCGCCGGCGACTGGCCCGGCCTCGTCGGACTCCTCGGCCTGAACGCGGGCCTCACCAAGATGGACAAGCCGTACGCCACGATCTGGTCGGTCGATTTCACCGACGAGTGGTTCAGAAGAGGCATCGTGGAGTGGACCGAGACCGGCTCGATCACGCACGACGCGTCCCACGTGCGTCCGCTGCCCGAGCTGCCCGACGGCCCCGAGAAGGCGCTGGGTGAGGCGCTCGCCGCAGAGCTGCTCGCCGAGAAGGCCATCATCGGCGTCTTCGACGAGGGCTGCATGGGCATGTACAACGCGATCTTCGACGACGAGCTGCTCAATAAGACCGGCATCTACAAGGAGCGTCTCTCGCAGTCGGCTCTGTATGCCGAGATGCTGAACGTCACCGATGGCGAGGCGGATGCCGCCTACGACTGGCTGATCGACGCGGGCATGACGTTCCGGTACGGCGAGGATGCCGAGACCGAGCTGACCCGCGAGCAGGTGCAGTGGCAGCTGAAGATGTACATCGCCGCGCTCCGCATCGCCGACGACTTCGGCCTCGACGCCGTCGGCATCCAGTACCAGCAGGGACTCAAGGACCTCGTTCCGGCATCGGATCTGGCCGAGGGGATCCTCAACTCGACCGAGCGCCCGCCCGTCACATCCCGTGACGGCTCGCGCGTGCTGCACGAGGGCCGAGCCTTCCCCCACTTCAACGAGGCCGACGAGGGCGTCGCGGTCGATGCGCTGGTCACCGATCGGGTGTGGCGCGCGATGGGCCTCGTGCCAGACAACACGCTGCACGACGTGCGGTGGGGTGAGGACTTCGACGGTCGGTTCGTCTGGGTCTACGAGATCTCGGGCTCGGTCCCCGCGTCGCACCTCGGCGGGTGGCAGAACGCCGAGGGATGGCGTCAGGGCCATGTCTTCTTCCCCGCGGGCGGCGCCACGATCAACGGCGTCTCGAAGCCCGGCGAGATCGTGCTGTCGCGCGTGTTCATCGCCGACGGCATCCTGCAGGCCGACATCTTCCGCGCCTCCGTCGTCGAGCTCCCGACCGAGGAGACCCAGCGCCGCAAGGACGCGACGAACCCGGAGTGGCCGATCGCGCACGTGGTCCTGCACGGCATCTCGCGCGATCAGTTCATGGCCCGGCACAAGGCCAATCACGCTCAGCTCGTCTACGCGCCGGATGCCGAGACGGCAGACAAGGCGCTGATCGCCAAGGCTGCGATGTTCGCGGGCATGGGCATCAAGGTCAACCTGGTCGGAGACGTGACGATCTGA
- a CDS encoding LacI family DNA-binding transcriptional regulator, with amino-acid sequence MVTIYDVARLAQVSPATVSRVFNGTSVSASKVEAVRRAAEQLRFTPNRTARTLRRQSSEVIGLVIPDIENPYFTEMARGVEDVASEAGYSVVLCNSDSQLEKEATYLQIAISEHMSGVIIATADERSDLGGILATGRPVVAVDRSTTYDIDGVVMANRAAGASAAEDLIDAGYRRIAYIGGPEHIDTAAERAAGWRQALSAAHPDLDLDDLERFTTFRVDGGREAMEQLLALPEPPDAVVAGNNLIGVGAIQVLTEQGLTPPQVGVAVIGSLPFTTLSPTAVTVVRLPARHMGVTAARMLLERIGGDDQPSRTVVLRNEIQPASAVAAARG; translated from the coding sequence GTCGCTCGACTCGCGCAGGTCTCGCCGGCCACCGTCTCGCGCGTGTTCAACGGCACCAGCGTCTCGGCGTCGAAGGTCGAGGCGGTGCGTCGAGCCGCCGAACAGCTGCGCTTCACCCCCAACCGCACCGCTCGCACCCTGCGGCGGCAGAGCTCCGAGGTCATCGGCCTCGTGATCCCCGACATCGAGAACCCGTACTTCACCGAGATGGCCCGAGGTGTCGAAGACGTCGCCTCGGAGGCCGGGTACTCGGTCGTACTCTGCAACTCCGACTCACAGCTCGAGAAGGAGGCGACCTATCTGCAGATCGCGATCTCCGAGCACATGTCCGGCGTGATCATCGCGACCGCCGACGAGCGCTCCGACCTCGGCGGCATCCTCGCGACGGGGCGGCCGGTCGTCGCCGTCGACCGCAGCACGACCTACGACATCGACGGCGTCGTCATGGCGAACCGGGCGGCCGGTGCCTCGGCCGCGGAAGATCTCATCGATGCCGGATACCGGCGCATCGCCTACATCGGCGGCCCCGAGCACATCGACACTGCGGCCGAGCGGGCCGCGGGCTGGCGCCAGGCGCTGAGCGCAGCGCACCCGGATCTCGACCTCGACGACCTCGAGCGGTTCACCACGTTCCGCGTCGACGGCGGGCGAGAGGCGATGGAGCAGCTGCTCGCCCTCCCCGAGCCGCCTGACGCGGTGGTGGCCGGCAACAACCTCATCGGCGTTGGAGCGATCCAGGTGCTGACCGAGCAGGGACTGACTCCGCCGCAGGTCGGCGTGGCGGTGATCGGTTCGCTGCCCTTCACGACGCTCTCGCCCACAGCCGTGACGGTCGTGCGGCTGCCCGCACGTCATATGGGAGTGACGGCGGCGCGGATGCTGCTGGAGCGCATCGGCGGCGATGATCAGCCGTCGCGCACGGTGGTGCTGCGCAACGAGATCCAGCCGGCCAGCGCCGTCGCCGCGGCCAGGGGCTGA